Part of the Terriglobia bacterium genome, GGTGCGCGGCATTTGATTGGCGAAGCGCCAGTTCGGTAGAGCGCAGCAGTAGTAGGCGAAGCGCAAGCGCGGTAGCGCGCAGCAGTAGCAATTGATGATGAAGACGGTGGCTGTTCGAGCCGAAGACATAGACTTCGATGCGGCTGCTCGCGAGCACCGTCCGTTTCTGCTACAGATCGCTGTTGCTTCGACCCGAAATCCTACGGACGCGGAAGATGTTGTTCAGGAGGCGCTGATGCGCGGCTATCGCGGGATCAGCCGCTTCCGGGGCGATTGTCCGCTCCGGATCTGGTTGTCTCGAATCGTGGTGCGGGT contains:
- a CDS encoding RNA polymerase sigma factor, translating into MMKTVAVRAEDIDFDAAAREHRPFLLQIAVASTRNPTDAEDVVQEALMRGYRGISRFRGDCPLRIWLSRIVVRVSINHHRSVARRLKRWIFFADLETTHEDGSVQEFEP